From the genome of Treponema peruense:
TTGACAAATCAAATACAACAGAAGAACTGGAAAGTGCACTTGATAATTTAATAAAAAAAGAATGCATAGTGTATTTAAAACGCAGTAACAATTTTTATTCGTTAAAGCAAACTTCCGGTATAGATATTAATGCACAGATTCAGCAGGAAAAAGAAAAAAGATCCAATTTATTTTCACTTAAAGAAATCCTTGCAGCGTGCAATTATGACAAAGCATTTTATCCGCTAAGATATAATGATGAAAAAGAAATTACGCGGTATTTTTCATTTGTGTTTATTGATGCGGCAGAAATAACAAAAGATGTGGACTGGAATATTAAATCGTCTGCGTTTAAGGGTGACGGCGTTGTTTATGGAATTTTGCCTTCACAAAAAATCAGCAGGGAACAGATTGTTGAAAATCTAAATGAAACAAAATCCAGCAGCGGAAAATGTATTTTTATTCTTCCCAAAAGATTGAACAATGTTCAAAAAAATATTATTGAATATGCAAAAGAATATGATGCTGTTAATGAATTAATAGAAAATGCCGGTGATGATAATGTTCTTCATGATGAATACGAAGTTATACTATCAGATTTGCAGGAAATAATTTTAAGTTTCATTGGACTTTATACACAGAGTGAAAAAGAAAATGCTTTTTACATTTATAATGGAGAAAAAATTAAGATAAAAAGAAAAGCAGATGTTACAGAAAAACTTTCTAAAATATGTTTTGAATATTATTCTGATACTCCAAAAATAATAAATGAATCTGTCAATAAAAATGAAATTTCAACCGCCGCAGAAAACGCCAGAAATAAAATTGTATCTTCATTGTTGAGAACTGAACTCGAAAAAAATCTTGGACTTTCTGGTGGTCAGGAACTGGCTGTAATGAGAAGCCTTCTTTTGAAAACTAATGTATTGGATACAAGAACAGATGATCTAAAAATAAATTTGAATCCACCTGATAAAAACTTATCAAAAGTATTTGAATTGATCCAGAAGTTTTTATTCAGTGCCAGAAATAAAGAGAATATTGACTTTTCTATATTATACAAAGAACTGACTACAGAAAAAAAAAGAATTGGTCTTAGAAAAGGATTGATACCTGTTTATTTGGCCTGTGTTCTTCATGAATATAAAAAACAAGTCAGCATTTATTGCGGAATAAATGAAGTTGCACTTTCTGCAGATATTTTGTCTGAAGTAAACAGGGAGCCGCAAAATTATACAATTAAATTCATGGATTGGACCCAAAAAGAAGATGAATATATTAATTCCTTGATGCACTTGTTTTCAAATTATATACATGAAAGTAAAAAAGAAAATACTACATATGAAACAGTATTTAATGGAATCAGGAATTGGTATATGAATTTGCCAAAGTATTCAAAAGAAATGAAAGTTGATTTTGAAGGAAGAAAAGTACCCAAAGAATATTCTGACTTATTGAAAAATATAAAGTCAACGACAAATATTCAGGATTTTATATTTAAGAAATTAAGGGCGTTTAAGTCTGTGCACGATTTGGAAAAAGCAAAAATTTTCTATGACACCTTGATAAGCAATTCTATAAATGTGTTTGCAAAAAAAGTAAGTGAAATATTTTGTCCTGGAAAAAACTTGTGCGATGCTTTATCTGTCTGGTCCTCTGGGTTAATGTCAGAAGTGTTTGAAACAGTTTATGCAGACGGTACTGAAAGATTTTTAAAAATATGTATAAGTGCAAAAGATAACACAAAAGAGGATAGCTCGGTTGCGCGACAGATTGCATATGTTTCTACTGATTTGCAAATAGAAGACTGGAATGATTCAATATTGGAAAATTCATTGAAAGCAATTTTTGGTTTTAAGAAAAATGCAGAAAGTGAAAATACAATAACACGTAAGAGTTCTGAAGCAGGTATCAGATCAAGCAACATAGATGAAAATCAGTTTGAAATAAATTACGTAACAGAAAAAGGTGTGCAAAAAACCAAGCGCTTTGAAAAATCACAAAGAACACCGCGTGGAAAAATCCTAAGCCGTTCTTTAAAAAGCAGTTTGGACGGAATGGGTCTTTCGGTTACAGATGCAGAAAAGCGTCAGGTGTTAATGGAACTTTTATTGGGCTTATGCGGAGAAAATGTATGAGTGAAGATAAAACATATTCAGCGTATTTTGATAATGCTGCAACAACATTTCCAAAGCCTCAGATTGTTTACGATTTTATGAATGAATTTTATCGTACAAATGGCGGCAATGCAGGCAGAGGAAATTCAACACAATCATTGAGTTCCGGTTATTTGATTCAGGATACAAGAGAAAAAATTCAGGAACTTTTTCATGCTCCTTCCAGGCAGGTTGTTTTTACTTCTGGAGCGACAATGTCTTTGAATATAATAATTCAGGGGTTAATAAAAGGAGGAGTAAGAAATATTTACATTTCACCTTTTGAACACAATGCAGTTACAAGAACCTTGCATGAGTTTGAAAAAGAAAAAAAGATTTCTGTTTTTGAATTGAATTTGGACAGGAATTTAAATTACGATTCTGAAAAAATACGATATGCGTTTGAAAACAAAAAACCTGACCTTGTAATAATAAGCCATGCAAGCAATGTTTTTGGTTTGATATCTCCGGTAGAAAAAATATTTGCACTTGCAAAAAAATACGGGGCAGTTACTTTAACCGATATGGCACAGACTGCAGGCTTGGTCGATTTGAATCTTGAACAGGAAATATTTGATTTTGCTGTTTTTGCAGGTCATAAAACATTATACGGACCAACCGGAATAGGTGGTTTCTTAATGAAAAAGAATTTAAGTCTGGAAAATGTTTTTTTTGGCGGAACAGGATTTGAAAGTGCCAAACAGGAAATGCCTTCTTCGCTGCCCGAAAAATTCGAAGCAGGTACGTTGAATATTCTGGGAATTGCCGGATTGAATGCATCTGTTAAATGGATTTTAAAAACAGGTATAAAAAATATTTATGCAAAAGAAATTGAAAACCGCGAAAAACTGTTAAAAATATTCAGCAACTACGAGTTTGTAAAAATAGCAGGAAATAAATCTGAAAATCATTACACAGGTATTGTTTCTGTTTTGCTGGATGGAATTCCAAGCGATACTGCAGACCAGATTTTTTCTAAACAGGGCATAAGTGTAAGATCCGGCCTTCAGTGCGCCCCTTCTGCCCATAAAACACTGGGAACTTTTCCGGCTGGAACAATAAGATTCAGTCCTGGTTATTTCACCATCGAAGAAGATTTTGAAAAATTAGAAAATTGCTTTAATTATATAGAAGAAAATTTATAGGAAGAGGAATGGGAAGATGATAGAAAAGAATGGCTCTGATTTTAAGGAAATTGTTCGAAAAATTGAAAACGAAGATATTTTGCTTCCAGATTTTCAAAGGGAGTTTAAATGGAAAGATGAAGATAAACAAAAAGGCGTTGTATGTTCTGTTTTATCCCGGATGCCGATAGGAAGTATTCTATTATTACAATCTAAATCTGATGAATATGCATGTAAAAGAATTGGTTCTAAATTAGATGCTACAATTTCTGATTCAGATAAAGTAATTGATTTTTTATTAGATGGACAACAACGATTAACAGTTCTGGCGAATGTTTTTTCAAATGTAATTTATGAACAGACAGAAAAACTAACAGATTTAATTAGTCAACAAGGATTAAAAAAGCGATTCTTTTTAAGAATTCCAAAATGGATAAATATTGATAAAGAAAATGATCTTTTTGGGCTTAAAAGATTTTCTTTTCCGATTCAAAATCTTGATTCTGAAGATCCGACTTTTTTAACTGGAGATATTAAACCATTTATAGAATGCTTAAATTTTACAGCGAATGATAAAACACCATATAATCCGAATAGTAATCTATCAACAGATTTAGATACATTTTGTTTATCTAATGAAACGGGGTATTTAATACCATTATTTTTGTTATGCCCTACGGGAGATGATGCAAATTTAATTGGAGACAGATTTGAAATTATTATTGAAGATATTGCAAAAAAAATTAAAGATGAAATTTCTTTATCATATGGAGCTCTAAAAACTGATGCTGAAAAGAAATCTTTTTTAAATGAAATTTTTGATGAATCAAAAATAGATAAAATCATTTTAGATTCAAACAAATTAAATACTGAATTAGATTCAAAAAGTCGTTCATGGGCAAGAAATATAAAGTCTTATCTGAATACTTGTATAAGTCAAGCAAGATTAAATCAAATTATAGTTACAGAAACTAATAGAGCCAGAGCTATTGATATTTATGAAAATTTAAACAGAGGAGGAGTAAGTCTTAATACATTTGATTTGATTATGGCGAAGGTAGCAAAAGAAAGTAAACAAAACTTTTTTAAGCGTTTGGTGAATAATATAAAAATATCAAAAAAATATAATTTAGATGTTGTACCAGAAAAAATGGTAAATATAATTACAACTTTCATAAACAGCCATAATGGATACAATGCAAGTTATCAGGTTGGAGCTTACGATTCAAATAAAAATGAGATTTCTACTAAATATACAGACGCTTTTTTAAATGTTGCTGCATTATGCTCATATAATAAAGATTTTGATTTTAATGCGGCTAAAAATGATCACATGAAAAGAGATTGTATCTTAAATCTAGATTCAGCATATATTAATAATCAATGTGAAAATATATGTAATGCTTTGGATAGAGCTTTTTTCTTCTTTCAAACTCGTTGTGGAATTAGAACTATTAATGAAATAAATTATACATTAATGCTTACATTAGTTGCTACAATCTTTATGAATGATGATTGGTTCAATGATAAAAAAGTTCATAATTTACTTGAATCTTGGTATTGGTGCTCAATTTTTTCAGGTGAATTTGACAGTGATCAAAATCCACAAACGATAAAAAACTTAAAATTAATTACAAATTATTTACTAAGAAAAAACACAAATTTAAGTTGGTTAGATGATTTGAGAAATTCGGTATTAAATACTAACAACTTTTCTGATAAAGCCTTATTGCTTATGGAAAAGACTGCATATGATAGAATTCCTAAAATTCCATTGAGGCATTTTATTTGTCAATATTTTTTATCAAAAACATATACAGATATGTTTGATGAAAATCTAACTGTAAACGTATTTTCGGAAGTATCTGACAAATTAGAAGCCCATCATATTATTCCTTTAGGTTCTCAAAAAAAGGTTGGTGAAATTACTGATGAATTAAGAGGTGATGATAAAAATATTTGTAATTCTCCATTAAACTTTG
Proteins encoded in this window:
- a CDS encoding aminotransferase class V-fold PLP-dependent enzyme; amino-acid sequence: MSEDKTYSAYFDNAATTFPKPQIVYDFMNEFYRTNGGNAGRGNSTQSLSSGYLIQDTREKIQELFHAPSRQVVFTSGATMSLNIIIQGLIKGGVRNIYISPFEHNAVTRTLHEFEKEKKISVFELNLDRNLNYDSEKIRYAFENKKPDLVIISHASNVFGLISPVEKIFALAKKYGAVTLTDMAQTAGLVDLNLEQEIFDFAVFAGHKTLYGPTGIGGFLMKKNLSLENVFFGGTGFESAKQEMPSSLPEKFEAGTLNILGIAGLNASVKWILKTGIKNIYAKEIENREKLLKIFSNYEFVKIAGNKSENHYTGIVSVLLDGIPSDTADQIFSKQGISVRSGLQCAPSAHKTLGTFPAGTIRFSPGYFTIEEDFEKLENCFNYIEENL
- a CDS encoding DUF262 domain-containing protein codes for the protein MIEKNGSDFKEIVRKIENEDILLPDFQREFKWKDEDKQKGVVCSVLSRMPIGSILLLQSKSDEYACKRIGSKLDATISDSDKVIDFLLDGQQRLTVLANVFSNVIYEQTEKLTDLISQQGLKKRFFLRIPKWINIDKENDLFGLKRFSFPIQNLDSEDPTFLTGDIKPFIECLNFTANDKTPYNPNSNLSTDLDTFCLSNETGYLIPLFLLCPTGDDANLIGDRFEIIIEDIAKKIKDEISLSYGALKTDAEKKSFLNEIFDESKIDKIILDSNKLNTELDSKSRSWARNIKSYLNTCISQARLNQIIVTETNRARAIDIYENLNRGGVSLNTFDLIMAKVAKESKQNFFKRLVNNIKISKKYNLDVVPEKMVNIITTFINSHNGYNASYQVGAYDSNKNEISTKYTDAFLNVAALCSYNKDFDFNAAKNDHMKRDCILNLDSAYINNQCENICNALDRAFFFFQTRCGIRTINEINYTLMLTLVATIFMNDDWFNDKKVHNLLESWYWCSIFSGEFDSDQNPQTIKNLKLITNYLLRKNTNLSWLDDLRNSVLNTNNFSDKALLLMEKTAYDRIPKIPLRHFICQYFLSKTYTDMFDENLTVNVFSEVSDKLEAHHIIPLGSQKKVGEITDELRGDDKNICNSPLNFVYITKQSNITISSDDLPDYARKITNQAKSDLKIPSEFSEAKLDEYIKANKTENEKLGFVKEFLSNRFDAIQGDIKSHTKALIG